One Thermomonas paludicola genomic window, TTTCGTATCCGTGGCGGGCCGGCGTTATCCTTTCGCCTCCTTCCCGACCGACATTGCCATGCACGACCACGAGCGCGCCGCCCGCCAGTCGCTGATCGACCATTGCCGGGCGATGAACGCCTCCGGCCTGTCATTGAACAAGTCCGGCAACGCCAGCCTGCGCTGGGGCGAGGGCCTGCTGATTACCCCTACCGGGCGCGCGTATGACCGGCTGCAGCCCGAGGACATCGTCTATCTGCAGGCGGACGGCAGCTGCCCATCGGGACAACTGCTGCCTTCCAGCGAGTGGCGCTTCCACTGCGACATCCTGCATGCATTTCCGCAGATGAACGCGGTGGTGCACGTGCATTCCACCTACGCCACTGCACTGGCCTGCCTGGGCGAAAGCATCCCCGCCTTCCATTACATGGTGGCGGTGGCCGGCGGCGACCACATCCCCTGCGCCGGCTACGCCACGTTCGGCACCGGCGAGCTGTCCGACAACATCCTGAACGCGCTTCGGCACGGCGTGCGCGCCTGCCTGATGGCCAATCACGGCCAGGTGGCGACCGGGCAAACGCTCGCCGAGGCGTATGCCTTGGCCGAGGAAGTGGAGAACCTGGCGCACCAATACCTGCTGGCGCGCACGTTGGGCACCACCCGCAACCTGTCGGCGCAAGAAATGGCCGGGGTGTTGGAGAAATTCAAACACTACGGCCAGCAGCGCCAGCCCGACCGGGCACCATGAGTTCGCCCTGAATTATCATTTAGAAAGCACGCAGCCACTCGCTACACTGCACGAATGGATACCCCTGCTTTCGACCACACCCTGTACGCCGGCTGCGCCGCCCAGATCATCTCGCACACCCGCGAACTGGCCGCCAAAGGCTGGACGCCCGCCACCGCCGGCAATTTCTCCATGCGCATGGGGCAACACCATGCCGCCATCACGATTTCCGGCAAGGACAAGGGTCACCTGACCGAAGCCGACATCATGGTGGTGGACATGCACAATACCCCGGTCGCCACCCACCACCGGCCTTCGGCGGAAGCCGCGCTGCACACCCATATTTACCGCCGCTTTCCCGACGTCGGCGCGGTGCTGCATACCCACTCCCCCACCCAGACCATCGCCGGCCTGCTGCATGTCGATGAAGGCCGGGTACGCCTGCGCGGCTACGAACTGTTCAAGGCCCTGCGCGGCCACACCAGCCACGAAGCGGAAGTCGATCTGCCCGTGGTCCCGAACTCGCAGGACATGGACGCATTGACCGCCAGCGTGGATGCAGTGCTGACCGCGCCCAACAGCTGGGGCTACCTGATTGCCGGCCACGGCCTGTACGCCTGGGGTCGCGACATCACCGAAGCGCGCCGTCACCTGGACGCATTCGAATTCCTGCTCGGCTGCGAGCTGGAAATGCGCCGCCTGCGGGGCTGACAGGACCCATCGCCATGAGCCGACTACGCGTTTTCAACGAGCACGACCCCGCTTCGCCACTGCTGTCGCTGACCGGGCACGCCCAGATCGCCGCCGTGCTGGACACCATCGGCGTCGCGTTCGAACAGTGGTTCCCGTTCAACCCGGTGCAGCCCGGCGATGCGCCGGAAGCGATCAAGGCGTTCTATCGCACCGACATCGATCGCCTGATGTCCACGCGCGGCTTCCAGAGCGTGGACGTGGTCAGCATCGCCCCGGACAACCCGGACCGCGAGGCGCTGCGCGCCAGGTTCCTCAACGAACACACGCACAACGAGGACGAGGTGCGTTTCTTCGTTGCCGGCTCCGGCCAGTTCAACCTGCACGTGGGCGGCAAGGTGTACGAGGTGCTGTGCGAGGCAGGCGACCTGCTCGCCGTGCCCAGCGGCACCAGCCACTGGTTCGACATGGGGCCGCAGCCCAGTTTCGTGGCGATCCGCTTTTTCACCCGGCCGGACGGTTGGGTCGGCTACTTCACCGGCAACGGCATCGCGGAGGCATTCCCCCGCTACACGCCGGGGCAGGCGCCTTGAACACCACCATCCTCACCGACATCGAAGGCACCACCTCGTCCATCTCGTTCGTCAAGGACGTGCTGTTTCCCTACGCGCGTGCGGCGCTGCCCGAGTTCGTCCAGGCCCACGGGCATGCGCCGGAGGTGCGCCGCTGGCTGGACGCGGTGGCCATCGACATCTCCGCCAGCGCCTGCCAGGACAGCGTCATCGTCGAAACGCTGCAAGGCTGGATCGACGCCGACCGCAAGCACACGGCGCTGAAGGCGCTGCAAGGGATGATCTGGCAAGACGGCTATCGCGGCGGCGATTTCACCGCGCCGCTGTATGCCGATGTCGCGCCGGCGCTGCAAGCGTGGCATGCGGCCGGCCATCGACTGGCCGTGTATTCGTCCGGCTCGGTGCCGGCGCAGAAGCTGCTGTTCGCGCATACCGACGCCGGCGACCTGACGCCGCTGTTTTCCGGCTTTTTCGATACCGAGGTCGGCGGCAAGCGCGAGCCGGCCAGCTACCGTGCCATCGCGCGGGAGCTGCAACAGGCGCCCGGCGAGATCCTGTTCCTCTCCGACGTGGTCGAGGAACTCGACGCCGCGCGCGATGCCGGCCTGCGCACCGTGCTGCTGGACCGGCGCGAGGACTACCCGATGCCGCGACGCGGCATGTCGGCCAACGGTCACCCGCGCGCGGAATCGTTTGCCGACATCACCCCCTGAGCCGATGCCTCAGGGGTCGCGTTCCTGCAACGTGTAATCGGTGCTGGCCCGCACCTCGCCGCGCCAGCGATCGAACGCCCGCACCTCGATCCGATGCCTGCCCACTGCCAGCGTGGTCGGCAGTGCGCCGCGCCACAGATGCGCGGACGGCTCGGCTTCCGGAGAGCGATCAAAGCCGCGCAGCGCGTCGGCCTGGTCATCGCGCATGTTTTCCGCCAGCAGCCGCGGATCGGCCTGCAGCACCTTGCGCATCGGCAGCCACCCGGCGCCATCGACGCGGTATTCCACGCGGGTCTCGTCATCGCCCATGTAAACGTTGGCAAAAACGCCCCAGGCCGGGTACGCGCCGCGCCGCAAGACCTTCGGCGCGTGCAGGCCGATCTGGCTGTCCATGGCATCGCGCGCGTTGTGCCACGCCAGCGCGTAGCCACCGCCGGCATTCACGGTCAGCACCGCATACCCATTGGGCGTGCCGTCGGGCATGGTGGCATCGGGAATGCCCTCGCTGTCTTTCACGCCGGACCAATAGGCCCCGCAGGCGGCACCGACGTTGTACTCGTGCAGCGGCGTGGCGCCATGCCAGCCACTGGCGACGCCGTGGAACACATGCCGTTGCGAATGGCTGTGCGCGCTCAGCACCAGCACGTGCGGGAACGGCTGCAGCAGCGCGAACAGGCGGTCGCGATCGGCGTGGCGGAACGTCTCCTGCCCGGCTTTGTCGAACAAGGGAATATGCAGCGCCAGTACCACCAGCCGCGCCTTGTCCAGGGACGGCAACCAGCGCTCGAGAAAGGCGAATTGATCCTCGCGCAGCCCACCGACATAGCCCGGCTTGCGCCCCGGCAACACTACCACGTCGTCCAGCACCGCGATATTGGCCAACGCCGTTTCGCGGGCAAACGTGTCGGCGCCGATGGCGCGATGGAAAGCGCCCAACGACGCATCGTCGCGGCTTGCGTTGGCATCCACATCGTGGTTGCCCGGCGCATACAGCCACGGCATCGGCAAGGCCTCGATCGCGGCTTTGACCGCAGGGAATTGTGCCGGGGCATCATCGACAAGATCCCCCAGCACCACGCCCAGACGCGCATCCTGCGTCGCCACCAGCGGCTGCACGATGTCGCGGCGCAGGTAGTCCACATCCTGCGGCGACTTCACCTGCGGGTCGCCCAACACCAGCACTTGCGCGTGCGCGCCCTGCAGCGTGGCCGGCCCGCGCCGATAAGCCAGGCAGCCGGGCCCCTGGCCGCCGCTGCGGGGCAAGGCCAACGGTGTTTCCACGGTCACCGGCACGCAGGCGGGCGCTGCCG contains:
- a CDS encoding class II aldolase/adducin family protein — protein: MHDHERAARQSLIDHCRAMNASGLSLNKSGNASLRWGEGLLITPTGRAYDRLQPEDIVYLQADGSCPSGQLLPSSEWRFHCDILHAFPQMNAVVHVHSTYATALACLGESIPAFHYMVAVAGGDHIPCAGYATFGTGELSDNILNALRHGVRACLMANHGQVATGQTLAEAYALAEEVENLAHQYLLARTLGTTRNLSAQEMAGVLEKFKHYGQQRQPDRAP
- a CDS encoding methylthioribulose 1-phosphate dehydratase, whose product is MDTPAFDHTLYAGCAAQIISHTRELAAKGWTPATAGNFSMRMGQHHAAITISGKDKGHLTEADIMVVDMHNTPVATHHRPSAEAALHTHIYRRFPDVGAVLHTHSPTQTIAGLLHVDEGRVRLRGYELFKALRGHTSHEAEVDLPVVPNSQDMDALTASVDAVLTAPNSWGYLIAGHGLYAWGRDITEARRHLDAFEFLLGCELEMRRLRG
- a CDS encoding 1,2-dihydroxy-3-keto-5-methylthiopentene dioxygenase; amino-acid sequence: MSRLRVFNEHDPASPLLSLTGHAQIAAVLDTIGVAFEQWFPFNPVQPGDAPEAIKAFYRTDIDRLMSTRGFQSVDVVSIAPDNPDREALRARFLNEHTHNEDEVRFFVAGSGQFNLHVGGKVYEVLCEAGDLLAVPSGTSHWFDMGPQPSFVAIRFFTRPDGWVGYFTGNGIAEAFPRYTPGQAP
- the mtnC gene encoding acireductone synthase; the encoded protein is MNTTILTDIEGTTSSISFVKDVLFPYARAALPEFVQAHGHAPEVRRWLDAVAIDISASACQDSVIVETLQGWIDADRKHTALKALQGMIWQDGYRGGDFTAPLYADVAPALQAWHAAGHRLAVYSSGSVPAQKLLFAHTDAGDLTPLFSGFFDTEVGGKREPASYRAIARELQQAPGEILFLSDVVEELDAARDAGLRTVLLDRREDYPMPRRGMSANGHPRAESFADITP
- a CDS encoding calcineurin-like phosphoesterase C-terminal domain-containing protein is translated as MRDLILLVFLLASTLPALAAAPACVPVTVETPLALPRSGGQGPGCLAYRRGPATLQGAHAQVLVLGDPQVKSPQDVDYLRRDIVQPLVATQDARLGVVLGDLVDDAPAQFPAVKAAIEALPMPWLYAPGNHDVDANASRDDASLGAFHRAIGADTFARETALANIAVLDDVVVLPGRKPGYVGGLREDQFAFLERWLPSLDKARLVVLALHIPLFDKAGQETFRHADRDRLFALLQPFPHVLVLSAHSHSQRHVFHGVASGWHGATPLHEYNVGAACGAYWSGVKDSEGIPDATMPDGTPNGYAVLTVNAGGGYALAWHNARDAMDSQIGLHAPKVLRRGAYPAWGVFANVYMGDDETRVEYRVDGAGWLPMRKVLQADPRLLAENMRDDQADALRGFDRSPEAEPSAHLWRGALPTTLAVGRHRIEVRAFDRWRGEVRASTDYTLQERDP